From the genome of Sphingobacterium sp. UGAL515B_05:
AGCAAAGGAAAAAATAGCACGACATCCGAAACAATATCTCCGACTTCGTTCAAAACTTCGCCCGTCTTGCTAGTCTGATTAAAAAGTCGTGCCATCATGCCATCTAAGGCATTCAAGGCCATTCGTAATAACAATCCGATTGGCAGGGCCAAAAAGAAAATCGGGAAACGATCAGCATACCAAAACAGTGAAGCAATGATCAAAGACAATACAATAGATCCGATCGTGATCTGGTTTGCCGTTACCTTTTTTCTATGTAAAAAGTTCAAGATCGGCATCAGCAACTGCTGAAATTTTGGTTTTAATTTATAAACAGAAATCATCTCGCGCTAGCTGTAATTTATTTTTTCATTTTTTTTAAAAAAAATTTTGCATAGTGTAATATATACACTACATT
Proteins encoded in this window:
- a CDS encoding CDP-alcohol phosphatidyltransferase family protein, yielding MISVYKLKPKFQQLLMPILNFLHRKKVTANQITIGSIVLSLIIASLFWYADRFPIFFLALPIGLLLRMALNALDGMMARLFNQTSKTGEVLNEVGDIVSDVVLFFPLLKFHPESVYLIVAFIVLSVVNEFCGLIGKVIANDRRYDGPMGKSDRALLLGVYGILALLHISIVTVSSYIFGVLCLLLLLSSVTRLRKALAHG